A stretch of DNA from bacterium:
TTATTCCTTTCTCATCTCTCGTTGGCACCATAAGCCACAAGAAAAATTTAAAATTAAAAATTGGCTTATACATGGTTTTAGGCGGCGCAGCGGGTTCCATATCAGGAGCACTGCTTGTAGGGATAATC
This window harbors:
- a CDS encoding sulfite exporter TauE/SafE family protein, with the translated sequence MFGIGGGSVRIPLLNLAGLPLINAFGINLLVIPFSSLVGTISHKKNLKLKIGLYMVLGGAAGSISGALLVGII